GGTGGGGTTTTCCACCTGCGCCCACTTATCCTTCTGCCAAGTATACCAGCCATTTCGAGGCTGATCAAAAACCAGCAGAGGTTTGTTGCATATCTTGGCAAATTCCGCGCCCCATCCGGTACCGCCCTTGACCGTTCCGTCGGGCTGAATGGCGCCCACCACAACGATCTCCTCACCGCTGCTGACCTGCCAGCAAATGGACTGCAACACCTTGCGGAACAGGGGAGCCCGCGTGTACTCGCGGTTCATGAGGCGCGAAACATAGGTAAGGCTTACGTCCTTCAGAGCCAGTTCCTCTGAAGTCAGTACGCGCACGCCACGCGTACGCTCAATCTGATGGCCTTCAAAACCATAGTTCACTTCTTCCATGCCCCAGCTTTCAGCCAAAGCACCGAAAAACTGTTCCGTTCCGGCGGCTCCGCCGCTGTAAAGCACACATTGTTTGGGGTTGAGCATGCTGCCTCCTCAAGGATTGTTGCGCCGGGCAAAATTACGGATGGTAGTCTGTTTATCCGGCGGAAGCGTCATGCCCCATCATGGCAAAAATTACAGCGCTCGGCAAGGCGGGTCGAACAAAGAAGCGCCCGGCATAACTGGCCCTCAGCCCTCATGCTGCTGACCGTAGCAACACCGATTTCCGTACTCTGCCGACTTTGCAGGCAAAGCGTGCCGCATGCGCGCAAAAGCAGTTTTGTTGTTAAATGGCTGGTCACGAAAAACCACAACCCGCAATTACAATATATTTATTGTTGGATCCCCAGACTACCACAAAAGCGGATGCTCGCCGTGACTGCGCACACGTTGCTTGAAGCGGTACGGCGCTGGCTTATGCGCTGCGATACTGAACTTGCTGGCGGACGGTTGGCGTAGAGCATTTTGCCTTTGACCGACATAGCATTGCAAAGGCAGTCTGTTTTAGCAGTTGCGACGGTCCTGAAGGTGCGTGCCGCACAAAGGTTTTCTAATTCAGGGTGGAGGCTATATGGAGGCTATATCCTACATCAGGCAGGCCAATGCGCTTATAGACCTGAGACTCGCCATAAGGAGATCGTGGAAGAGAGAGCAAAAAGGAAAAACAGGAGATGGATAGAAGGCAGAAGATACAGCTAGCAAAGCGCGGCTGCAAGGTGCGGACGGGCAGAAGCGCAGGTAGCCTTGGCCGCCTGCGCCGCTGAGAGCGGGCTCGTCAAACCCATGAGGGGGTATACCATTCAGGGAGTTGCCGGGCCCGCCAAATCAAATAAATCCTGAAACCCAGCCGCATGCAACACCTGCCCCGCGGGCGCAGCGCCAATGCAGCGAGGACTGCAACAAACAAAAAACGCCCCAGTTGCCAAGGGCGTTAAGGTCCGTTGCCTAGTCCTAGTAGCGAGGCTGGCGAGGAGCCCTGGGTTTGGCTTCGTTGACGCGCAAAGTACGTCCACCAAAGCTGAAGTTGTCAAGAGCTTCAATGGCGGAATCGGCTTCGCCGTCTTCCATTTCCACAAAGCCAAAGCCACGGGCACGGCCGGTATCCCTGTCGCTAACGAGTTTCACAGACAGAACGCTGCCGTATTCGGCAAAAAGATCCTGAACTTGTTCTTCAGTAGCAGACCAGGGAAGGTTCCCGACATAAATGGACTTGGACATGAAACACCCTCACAAAAAAAACAATCTTCCCGCGCTCCCATCCGATAAAACGTATTACCGGTACGCGGCACATGTCAGTCACAGAAACACGCTTTTTCGAGCTTGTCAACGAAAGTACAAAAAAAAGTTG
The Desulfovibrio intestinalis DNA segment above includes these coding regions:
- a CDS encoding RNA recognition motif domain-containing protein; this encodes MSKSIYVGNLPWSATEEQVQDLFAEYGSVLSVKLVSDRDTGRARGFGFVEMEDGEADSAIEALDNFSFGGRTLRVNEAKPRAPRQPRY